The DNA region GGAGATGCTCAGGAAGATTGGAAGCATGTTGAGTAGGTTTGATGAAGCCATTGTGATGCATGCTTTTAGAGAATCCAACCAGTGTGCGGATGCTCTTGTGAAAGTCAGTTGTAGCTTAAATAGTGATTTGCAAATTTATTCTGCTGCCCATAATTTTATTGAGCAATTTTTAGTAGAGGACATTGTCGGATTACACCCCTAGGAAGGTGTTCTTGTAGTTTGTTTTAAATTAGAAAAAAAAACTTACTCCTTTATGATATTTAATGATATtatgtttaaaattaaatatgACGAATATTTAAAATAGATTTGATTTTAATGTTGAGTTAAAAGAGACGAGGGATCATTTAGTTAATGAAGTAGAATTTAAATGAAATAAGTATGAGTCTGTAAGTGATAAAATAAATTCAAAAGAGAATATAATTTTCATGTAATAGGAATTCTGCTTTATATACACATAAGTTAATACTAGTACAAATATTTTGAGACGATGGGAAGCAAATAAATAAAGAATTAGGCAGAAGGTACGCAATAATACACCTTGGTAGACGCTAAAAATAAAATCCAACTGTCCCCAAACAAAAAATAGAAGAGCACACTCCCCTATCCTCAATATATTAGAAAGCACCACAAACTACTGATGCATAGCGACCATGAAAGGAATTGGAAAAAGCACAGTCCCCTGCCACCATAAGCTTTATTTTGTTATTTCAAGGAGCTTAATGCGCGTTAAGAGATTATAACACCGAAAACTCAGTCCTTCAACAATCAGCCACTGTCAAAAAACGAGTGAAGCGAAACTCAACAACTATCATTGACTTCTCTTTCTATCGGTGAAACCAAGTAAGTTACTTCTCTGCTTTTAATCAATCATTGACTCATCCCTCCGAACTCTCCCATCATAATAAAAACATATTCTCTAACGCCAAAAATCTCCAAATTCTTACCTACTATCATTTCCATCTTTCAAATTTGATCTTAACtatatttttttaattgttttttaactGTATGCATACATTCGAATATATTTTATAAGATgaagattttttttctttttaataaAAATCAATACCATTTAAAAGTAAAAAATTTTAACATATTTTTCAAGCTTTCCATTATTCATTCTAAAAAAAAAGATTTTAGTAGAAATATAAGTTATGTTGATGGAAGTGGACAAGTTAACAACATGTGAAGAATGGTTTCTACGGTGATGCTGTTTGAATATTTGAGCTTtcttttatttaaaaaattaaagAGCAAGACACATGTCAAAATATGGCACACGTGATAAATGATAGTGATTAAAGTTACTCTAACCATAATCAGAGAATTCAATTCCATTCATGATAGGGCTCTGATACCAGAAGATAATATTTGGTTCTTAGAAAATAGAAATTGTTTTCTTTCCTTCAAATTTATTAAATAGCACACTTGGAAAGGAAGGTGATTTTATTTCAAAACCTCACATGACACTATGTTGGGAGGGTGAATTGGACATTTCCCTAAAGCAATGTGTTGAACATATTTTAGTACATCAGATACTAAGATGTTAATTATTTTTTCATCTTTCTTTCTTTTCTATCACATATTATTAATTATTCTATATAATATCAAGTAATAATgaaaatatctcaattgatattttatcttctaatatcaattgaccaattattaatgttatcaaaAATGTCATCTCTTATATTTATTAATATTGATTTGTCtcttttatttataattaatCTCTTCAAAGTTCATTGGTTATTCTATTGatcccaattgacaacatttagagcacatatGAGTTATAATTATTACAACTGATAATAGATAGAATATATAGAaattcaattggtctcaactgacaactaattaATTGAGTATTTAAGGGAATATGGGGTATTACAATTCTAGATGACGGACATCCGAGGAGCGGGCACCCCAAAAGTGCAATTGAGGTGCGCCATCTGGGATGGAgcattttatatttatttttttatttttgaattaattttaaatgattaaaattattattttatattaaatactaattaaaatattatatttaatagaattaaatttttaaataaatattaataaattaaatatttttttacatagtatttttaataattatttaatattaataaattaCCTTTTTATATAGTATTTgtaataaatatttaatattaattaaaaattaatattaaaattagaattgaataacttttttaacaaattaaataaattattacaatttttttaaataaattttaaaaattaaataaaaaaaattaatatttcatataatattaattaaaaatgaTACTTACAATGTTTACATTCTTAATATTATTTAAGTATAATTACAAATTACAAGAGGTTAAAAAGAAATTAATTTCGACGTTGATTGGGATCTTCATCGACGAAATGACTATCGATTTCACATCTTACACAAACTCGAACCCGGTGACCACGATCTaatggttgtgttgaggtaggTATAGGAGGGACTATTGTTGTGGACGGTTAAGCAGTGGTTTGAAAAATGGATGGTTGTTCACGAAAAATTTCGAATGTTTCAAAATTCTCGAAATCCATATTATGAGAAAAATTATTACTTCCATCTTTTACAACTTTTCTTCTAATATAGAAAAAAAGCGCTCCATCCATCGCAGATGACGCACCCCAACTGTTTGGATATCTGTCATCTAAAATGGAGGGTCCTGAAAAATGATTAAATATTAACATTAATGGATAAAAAAATAGCATTGGAGAAAATAATTTTCATTTAGTTGTATTATGGGAATAACAATCCAACTGAATGACATATAGGTTAAAATCTCTTTTTTGGTACTGAAATTTAGATGTGATAATGATGAGTTTAGCATTCTTTttaaatgcaaaaatgcaaaagtattgtttttaaaattaatattattctCATACTGTACTTAATTATTCTATTTAAAAAATTCAAAGTTAAAGTTAAAGTTAAAGTTAAAGTTAAAGTTAAAATAATAATTCCAACCTACCTATCACTTTTTCCATCAAAGATGTCGTAGGCACAACTTGCATGGGGCATGGGCAAAGATACCCAAATGACACGTCCTTTCTTCGAATCCTATGCAACCGAAATTTCAGGTCACTTgcttatatatatatacatataagAGAATAGGATTGAGACTACCACATACTTTTCAATACTTGAGTCATTTAAATCATTCTATATCTTGCAGTATATTAAGAAATGCAGTTGCTGCAAGTTCTAATTACCGAAGTCATTATggaaaaatattatttttaaatatcATTACCTTTTTCTTTCATCACCAATACCTTTATATTTCTCTCACTCTTCTTAAGCCTATTCCATATTAGGGCAGATGAAATGTACGCATGCCTCTTTTAGTTACAGTAATTTTATTTGTGCATCTTTTAACTACAGTAATTTCattaatataatttattttttctGGAACCTTAACACACGCTATTGCGGACACACTAAATTTATGTTTGATTGTCAAAATGGTAGATTGAGTATGGAAATGATGTCCCAAAAAATTTACATCCTTCATATAAATGAATCCTCTCAAGTTTTGAGGATTGCAAGAGACGATTTATCGGATTTTCATCAAGGTGATAAGATTTCTGGTCCCAAACATTATATTAATGTGGAAATAGATTCTCATTTCTTCCAATACACTTCCAACAATGAAATGTATACTATATTGTTTGAGTGTGGTCCTCTTCCAAATTCATACTTTTCTCCTTCTTTTCAAATTTCTTTTGAAGGAACCAATTGCAATATAGAGGGAAAATTTCATAGTGTATACATAGTATCAAGTTCTAAATTGGTTGATTTTAGTGCGGTGAAGTGTAAGAATAGTATTGAAGTTCCCGGAAAAAACAACTCTTTGCCAAACAAATCAAGTGTTATGGAGGGTATTTTAGTTGAAGGATTTGAGGTGAGGTGGAATGGTGTGGGGGAAGACAGGTGCCATGCTTGTACAAAATATGGAGGGAGATCTGGATACAACAGAGAAGAAAATGCATTTATGTGTCTCTCGAAGAGATCCGCCACATCCAAAGTTCCATCAAGTAACATATTCTATTTGAATACTCAATATTCTCTTTAAATCATCACAACTGCTAACCCATACTTTTATAACTAATTGTTGCAGGAACATGGAATTGGAAAAAGAAACTCATCCTTGGTAATAAATTCTACTTTCTTTAATATATTTCATCTTTTTTTCCATGTATATACTTTATATAAGAAATATAATTACTTACACTTCCTTGGTTTTTTTTGAAAGGTGTTATTTCTAATGTGTTTGCAACACTTGTTGTCATCACATCCATTTACTTTTATAAGCGCCATAATATACACTCTCGCGACCTCTTCTTACAACCATTTAGACTTGACAGTCAACGCATTAGCAAGAGTCAAAACTTTGGAGTCGAACACTTCATCTTTAAAAATCTTTACAAGGCGACAAACAACTTTGACAAAAAACTAGGAGATGGAGACAGTGCAGAAGTGTTTAATGGTAAAAGATAACACTTTTGTAGTCAAAATATAGTCCCTAAGTCAATAGTCATTGCAATCACTAATTTCAGCCATTGATCATGATCAAATGGCTAAGACTCCAAATTCTCAAACGGATAACTCGTGATGTTAGTTGTTTGGTATATAAATGGGTTGCAATTGCAATGACCGTAGAAAACCTTGAATGCAAGAAATTGAGTATATTTTGTTTAATGTATCTATTGCCAATTTTTTTACTTTTAATAGTCTTAACAAATATTTTCTATCATTTGATTATTTTTAGACAAACTACTAGATGGGCGTGAAGTTGCAGTGAAAAGGCTTTTTAAATTCGGACTCAATAAAGAACAACTATTTCTTAAGGAAATAAATATACTAGCAAGAACTATTCATCCCAATCTCATCTTGTTATATGGTTGCACATCACTCAAAAGTCGTCGAGCTTTGATCGTCTATGAGTATGTTCGTAATGGATCTTTGGATGATCATCTTCATGGTGACAAAGCAACACCTAATAGTTGCCAGCAGTTCTaatccaaatgatgaaataatgtTGCTGAACGACTATACAATTCATAATTCTAGGGATTGATTTCAATATATCATTCAATACAGTTTTACTATGAAATGAGCATTACAAAATCCAGGATGATAATGAAATCCAACCAGTAGTCGCCAGCAGTTCTAGTCCAAATGATGAAATAGTGTTGTTGAATATTGTGAACGATTACACAATACAAAATTCTAGGAATTGATTTCAATGTATCATTCAGTGCAGTTTTACTATGAAATGAGCATTACAAAATGTTATCATGTCTCATTTTTTGTCATGCTTGATATCATATAAGACTTCTTTCTTACTTCTGCAATATTTAATCTCTAATTTTATTTCTTCAATTTCTAGTCTAGTAAATATACACAAAGAAACAATGATTTAAAACATCAAAAATGTATTTTTTGCTAATCAAGTGTTGGAAGGATaattgcaaaaagaatgaagaatttattatgaataataaaaaaaattcataGAATAAAAACTTCTTTTCATTAGGTACAAAACATAGTGCAATTTATAGGAAAAAAAATCAATTTCTATTATTGTTTGATAGGTTTTCTTCCATAACTTTATAACAATTGATGGTCATGCTAAACCAGAAAGGTAAAAGAAAAGTTACTATTGCCTAACTGTTTTAAATTATGATACTCTTTTTTATTGTTAGGCTTCTATTTTGCgtaataaataaattttattgGAAAAACTATATTTTTGCTCTTTATATTAGCATGATTATAAACTCTTAGTTGTATAGGAAAATCATATTTCATAGGATCTAACCTCTTAATTGTAAGTGAAGTCATTGAAGTACTAGTAGTAATTCAAAAAGATAAAATATTTAAATGTAAATAACATGACTCAAGTTAGATTTTTCTTTTTGTTGATAGATCCATGTGTAATTTTAAGTCATTGGATGCATTTGTGTACAATTATTAATTATCATATCAAATGATTATGAGTTTATAATTATACTATTATAAGAATGTAACATGTACTATTCAGAAGGTCACATATCCCAATATGATATTGTGTTATCATACTGTGGGTGAAAATGTGGCAACACACGGTTGAAATCGATTTTGATAGAATAAGATTCAATCATTTTTTATCGATTTAAGATTCTcgttcttcactcttcactcaTGTGATCAACTACACCTTAGTTGCAAGACATTTCGAACACAATtattttgaagagaaaaaaaCTTTGAAGTAATGAGAGAAAAGAATAGTATTGAGAGAAACGGGAAGAAAACGAGGGATTAATTCTATCTTCCATAACTTTATAACAATTTAATGTCTAGGATTTGATGGTCATGCTAAACCAAAAAGGTAAAAGAAAAGTTATTATCGCCTAACTGGTTTACATTATGATACTCTTTTTTATTGTTAGGCTTCTATTTTGCgtaataaataaattttattgGAAAAACTATATTTTTGCTCTTTATATTAGCATCATTGCAAACTCTTAGTTGTATAGGAAAATCATATTTCATAGGATCTAACCTCTTAATTGTAAGTGAAGTCATTGAAGCATTAGGGTTCGTATCATGCTTCTGCAACATTTAGGGTCCGTTTGAAACAGTTTTAAAAAACAGTTTTATGATTTTTAACaattaaaatacaaaaaaattGTTTGATACATTTGTTTTTTAAAACTATTTCTAAAAATACTTTTAAAATTCAGTGTTTTAAAATCTAAAAAACTGAAACTATCAAAATatgttttgattttcaattttgAGTTTTACTTTTCAATTTTCAATTGAGGTAAGATGGAAAAAAAATACGGTTTCATTAATCGGATTATAGTAATTACTTGCAATATTTTTTAATTGTAATATTTCACTCTCAACTATTGTTAATCCTCATATATTgttaatgaaaattaaaaatcTCATTCAATTATTCTCTCTCTAATTAATCCTCATTAAGTGAATAGTATATTTTTATACAATAAGTGAATTGTGTATATATATTCAAACCAACACTCAAATATAATTTTTATACATTAAGTGAATTGTGTATTTTAtcattaattattaaaaatattttaatgaaCTTAAATGTATATTAGCTGAATTTTAgtattttcaaaaaatatatcacaattatttttatttagtaAAACAGATTTTTAAAATATAGATTATCAAACTAGCTATATTATCctatttaaaaaaataatttttacaAATTATActatcaaacatattttttcactttttaatttttaaaacaattttcaaaaattgaataACCAAATGagttctttttattttattttctcaaaaACAAATTTATAAAATAGATTTGTAAAACAgattttaaaaactaaaattgAGAAGAGATCCAAACATGCCCTTAATCTCTGATTTTATTTCTTCAATTTCTAGTCTAGGAAATATACACAAAGAAACAATGATTTAAAACaatgaataataaaaaaattcataGAATAAAAACTTCTTTTCATTAGGTACGGAACATAGTGCAATTTATagagaaaaaaaatcaatttttattATTGTTTGATATGTTTTCTTCCATAACTTTATAACCATTTAATGTCTAGGATTTGATGGTGATGCTAAACCAGAAAGGTAAAAGAAATTTTACTATGCCTAACTGTTTTACATTTGGTTTTATGATACTCTTTTTTATTGTTAGCCTTCTATTTTGCgtaataaataaattttattgGAAAAGCTATATTTTGGCTCTTTATATTAGCATGATTATAGCCTCTTAGTTGTATAGGAAATTCATATTTCATAGGATCTAACCTCTTAATTGTAAGTGAAGTCATTGAAGCACTAGTAGTAATTCAAAAAGATAAAATATTTAAATGTCAATAACATGACTCAAGTTAGATTTTTCTTTTTATTGGATGCATTTGTGTACGGTTATTATTTATCATATCAATTCATTACGAGTTTATAATTATACTATTATAAGAATGTAACATGTACTATTCAGAAGGTCACCTATCCCAATATGATATTGTGTTATCATACTGTGGGTGAAAATGTGGCAACATACGATTGAAATCGATTTTGATAGAATAAGATTCAATCATTTTTTATCGATTTAAGATTATCGTTCTTCACTATTCACTCAAGTGATCAACTACACCTTAGTTGCAAGATATTTCCAACACAATtattttgaagagaaaaaaaCTTTGAAGTAATGAGAGAAACGAATAGTATTGAGAGAAAGGGGAAGAAAACGATGGATTAATTCTATCTGTATCGGAATACTTCACGTTACTCCCTTCTTTTACAAATGTAGGGTGGCTCCCTATTTATAATGAGATTTCTTGCACATCACACAATCTCTAAATAACAAACCGTCATCAACAAGCTATATTCGACTCTCTATCGAATACAAGCAGGTTCAACTATTTACAAACTATATTTGACTCTCTATCGAATATATATGTAGATTCCACTTCTACCATATCGACTGCGTTTGACTTCGAATATGCCGAATTTTGCATTTTACAAATATGCTTAACACAAAATTACATATTTAACACACCACCTAAATCATTGTGTCCAAGCTATGAACATTCACCATAGTTATCAATCTGTTGAAAAAATTCATTTGCAcctttgtcatgatgtctgcaatctgatttttgagttctgcagtgttccacgCTCAGATTCCTATTTGTTACTTACTCTTTAAGATAATGGAATCTCAACTCAATTTTTCTTTTTCCACGCACAGTCAGATTCTTGGCCAAATTTATAGACGACATGTTATCAATCTTCACGATCATGGCTCCATGACTTTCACCTGAAATCTCCTCAATCAGGGTCACCATCCATCT from Lathyrus oleraceus cultivar Zhongwan6 chromosome 1, CAAS_Psat_ZW6_1.0, whole genome shotgun sequence includes:
- the LOC127115298 gene encoding LEAF RUST 10 DISEASE-RESISTANCE LOCUS RECEPTOR-LIKE PROTEIN KINASE-like 2.7 isoform X4, with the protein product MKCTHASFSYSNFICASFNYSNFINIIYFFWNLNTRYCGHTKFMFDCQNGRLSMEMMSQKIYILHINESSQVLRIARDDLSDFHQGDKISGPKHYINVEIDSHFFQYTSNNEMYTILFECGPLPNSYFSPSFQISFEGTNCNIEGKFHSVYIVSSSKLVDFSAVKCKNSIEVPGKNNSLPNKSSVMEGILVEGFEVRWNGVGEDRCHACTKYGGRSGYNREENAFMCLSKRSATSKVPSRTWNWKKKLILDKLLDGREVAVKRLFKFGLNKEQLFLKEINILARTIHPNLILLYGCTSLKSRRALIVYEYVRNGSLDDHLHGDKATPNSCQQF
- the LOC127115298 gene encoding LEAF RUST 10 DISEASE-RESISTANCE LOCUS RECEPTOR-LIKE PROTEIN KINASE-like 1.2 isoform X1, with product MKCTHASFSYSNFICASFNYSNFINIIYFFWNLNTRYCGHTKFMFDCQNGRLSMEMMSQKIYILHINESSQVLRIARDDLSDFHQGDKISGPKHYINVEIDSHFFQYTSNNEMYTILFECGPLPNSYFSPSFQISFEGTNCNIEGKFHSVYIVSSSKLVDFSAVKCKNSIEVPGKNNSLPNKSSVMEGILVEGFEVRWNGVGEDRCHACTKYGGRSGYNREENAFMCLSKRSATSKVPSRTWNWKKKLILGVISNVFATLVVITSIYFYKRHNIHSRDLFLQPFRLDSQRISKSQNFGVEHFIFKNLYKATNNFDKKLGDGDSAEVFNDKLLDGREVAVKRLFKFGLNKEQLFLKEINILARTIHPNLILLYGCTSLKSRRALIVYEYVRNGSLDDHLHGDKATPNSCQQF
- the LOC127115298 gene encoding LEAF RUST 10 DISEASE-RESISTANCE LOCUS RECEPTOR-LIKE PROTEIN KINASE-like 1.2 isoform X2, which translates into the protein MKCTHASFSYSNFICASFNYSNFINIIYFFWNLNTRYCGHTKFMFDCQNGRLSMEMMSQKIYILHINESSQVLRIARDDLSDFHQGTNCNIEGKFHSVYIVSSSKLVDFSAVKCKNSIEVPGKNNSLPNKSSVMEGILVEGFEVRWNGVGEDRCHACTKYGGRSGYNREENAFMCLSKRSATSKVPSRTWNWKKKLILGVISNVFATLVVITSIYFYKRHNIHSRDLFLQPFRLDSQRISKSQNFGVEHFIFKNLYKATNNFDKKLGDGDSAEVFNDKLLDGREVAVKRLFKFGLNKEQLFLKEINILARTIHPNLILLYGCTSLKSRRALIVYEYVRNGSLDDHLHGDKATPNSCQQF
- the LOC127115298 gene encoding LEAF RUST 10 DISEASE-RESISTANCE LOCUS RECEPTOR-LIKE PROTEIN KINASE-like 1.2 isoform X3, which produces MEMMSQKIYILHINESSQVLRIARDDLSDFHQGDKISGPKHYINVEIDSHFFQYTSNNEMYTILFECGPLPNSYFSPSFQISFEGTNCNIEGKFHSVYIVSSSKLVDFSAVKCKNSIEVPGKNNSLPNKSSVMEGILVEGFEVRWNGVGEDRCHACTKYGGRSGYNREENAFMCLSKRSATSKVPSRTWNWKKKLILGVISNVFATLVVITSIYFYKRHNIHSRDLFLQPFRLDSQRISKSQNFGVEHFIFKNLYKATNNFDKKLGDGDSAEVFNDKLLDGREVAVKRLFKFGLNKEQLFLKEINILARTIHPNLILLYGCTSLKSRRALIVYEYVRNGSLDDHLHGDKATPNSCQQF
- the LOC127115298 gene encoding LEAF RUST 10 DISEASE-RESISTANCE LOCUS RECEPTOR-LIKE PROTEIN KINASE-like 1.2 isoform X5 → MEMMSQKIYILHINESSQVLRIARDDLSDFHQGTNCNIEGKFHSVYIVSSSKLVDFSAVKCKNSIEVPGKNNSLPNKSSVMEGILVEGFEVRWNGVGEDRCHACTKYGGRSGYNREENAFMCLSKRSATSKVPSRTWNWKKKLILGVISNVFATLVVITSIYFYKRHNIHSRDLFLQPFRLDSQRISKSQNFGVEHFIFKNLYKATNNFDKKLGDGDSAEVFNDKLLDGREVAVKRLFKFGLNKEQLFLKEINILARTIHPNLILLYGCTSLKSRRALIVYEYVRNGSLDDHLHGDKATPNSCQQF